The Mangrovibacillus cuniculi sequence TTCATTTCTTCAATGATTTCAAGACAGTACATTACTAAACCAAAGATTGTATCATGTTTTGCATCAATGTCTGTTGATTTATTTGTGAGATAGAAATGATCTTTCAATCCTTGTTTTACATTCTCGAGATTTTCTCCGTTAATTTTACTTTCTTTTTGTTGACTCAATTCAATACCAAGTTTCCAACATTGTGTATCTTCCAAGCCTTGTTGCCAGAATTGTTTTTTCCAGTCTGACTCAATCACTTTACCGTCTGGCATCATATCCATTGTCATTTCCATACTCCTAATAAACGGACGAACACTACGCATATCCCCTACATTAGGATAATTGAGTATTTGATTTACCATATCTCTAGTTGGTAATTGCAATTTACCAGTAATTAAATAATAATATAGTTTTGACCACCTACAATCAGTTGCTTCTTGCGATTGATGGTCATAACATTTAGCAACAGTAATAAAGAGTTTTTCCCACTCAATACTAACATCTTCAATATTTAAAGAGTTTCTCCACTTATCCTTTGCTGGAATTGATTCAAATAATGCTAATGGTTTCAAGGTATCCATAATCCCGACTTTATTTTCGATAAAATCTAAAAACCTATTAAATATATCATCATTTAAAGCACCAATACTAGAAATTGATAAATCATTAGGCCTAAATTCTTCTTTTAATCGTCCAAAAAACTCACATATTTGTTTAATAATATGAATCGCTTCTTCCCTTTCATGAAGTGATACAATTAAAGCAACCCAAATATTTTCTGGTAACCTATCATTTGACCATGATAGTTTTTTAAGTTTTTCTATCTGTTGAAAAGGCGGTATTAATTTTTTCCCTTGTCTTTTATGTTCAGGTATTGTTGAATGATTACTTTCTCTTCTTTGTTTTTTTCTATTACTGCTTTTCCCCATAATTAATTCTCCCCTTTAACCGTGGCATATTATATTGGTCATTCTTCATCATTGAATTCTTCGAATAAATTACAGTCACAACCAACAACTCTTTCTCCACACTTAGGACATTCTTCTAGGTCACAACCAAGTGCATGAAAATATCCTTGTTTTACAGCACAATCCCCACAATTAGTTTGTTTAAACCAGTTGTACTCATCACCAAATTTTATTCGTTTATATTCTTTACCACGAGAAGTAAAATTGGTAAATAACTGTGACTCTGCAATCTCAATTGCATAGTCTTTACTTATTTCAACACCACCATAAATAACCAACTCATTTTTAAATTGTTCGATTAAAGTTGCTTCTTCTTCCCAATACTCTTCATGTATGTTCTCATGCAATTCTTCATCCAAATACCTGTAATGAAATGAATATAGAAACTCAAATAATACAGTGTAAATCGTAGATAATTCTTTAAGATCTAATTCAATACCAAAATGAATAATTTCATTTCTAAGGTTTATTGCTTGTTTGAGAATTAATTCATCTTTATCTTCAAAATTTATTCTTACAATGTTTTTTAAGCGATTCAAACCAGTGGTAATGGAAACAGTATGCTTTGGCTTGTCAATGTTCTCATAAATTAAGAATTCATTTTCTCGAATCAGTAATTCCTTGAATATAAGTTCAATTGATTGTACTAAATCCACTAACGCAAACTTCCAAAACCTTTTATAGTCTTCTGGATATTCTTGGTCTGATGCTAAATGATAAAAGTATAAAGAGTTATGTAAAAAATCATAAGCATTTTCTCTTAAAGACATCTTGAGTTTTATGGTAATCAGTCCTTC is a genomic window containing:
- a CDS encoding DUF5677 domain-containing protein, which encodes MGKSSNRKKQRRESNHSTIPEHKRQGKKLIPPFQQIEKLKKLSWSNDRLPENIWVALIVSLHEREEAIHIIKQICEFFGRLKEEFRPNDLSISSIGALNDDIFNRFLDFIENKVGIMDTLKPLALFESIPAKDKWRNSLNIEDVSIEWEKLFITVAKCYDHQSQEATDCRWSKLYYYLITGKLQLPTRDMVNQILNYPNVGDMRSVRPFIRSMEMTMDMMPDGKVIESDWKKQFWQQGLEDTQCWKLGIELSQQKESKINGENLENVKQGLKDHFYLTNKSTDIDAKHDTIFGLVMYCLEIIEEMNSGENNTSILSRMGLRTITECYITLAYLCHQDNAEMWQAYRVYGSGQAKLAFLKLEQIEQKPKYVDIDTLRSLAGEDQWEEFVEINLGHWESTNLRKMSDTAGVKEDYNSFYDWTSGFAHGQWAAVRNTTYDTCGNPMHRLHRIPKEKSDLNDVTEDAKTLCNKMLDLMNSQYPDFSLRLT